A stretch of the Thermofilum adornatum genome encodes the following:
- the surE gene encoding 5'/3'-nucleotidase SurE, with the protein MTGKIFLGENEYELNVKILVTNDDGPFSPGLAILREAVKGLGEAITVVPETPKSATGLGLTLHKPLRVNRITSNDDFIYLVSGTPSDVIYIAMNVISGKPDLVVSGINIGDNLSVQVILTSGTIGAVLQAAIEGVPGIAFSAAVDSPEELEEGEYRNFILRVTRLVTRIAIEEGLPKGVDALNVNFPPIIANEVVITKPAVKRFSTSVVKRKDPQGKPYYWLYGSPIEAEKGTDVHAVLEEGKIAITPLSISNVFSSVPVSIENLVNKIRMELKKQS; encoded by the coding sequence ATGACAGGCAAAATTTTTCTAGGAGAAAATGAATATGAGTTAAATGTGAAAATACTGGTAACCAATGACGATGGGCCATTTTCGCCCGGCTTAGCGATCCTACGGGAAGCGGTAAAGGGGCTGGGAGAAGCCATAACTGTTGTCCCTGAGACACCGAAATCTGCGACAGGCCTAGGCCTAACCCTTCACAAACCTTTGAGAGTCAACAGGATAACGTCAAATGATGACTTCATATATCTGGTCTCAGGCACGCCGAGCGACGTAATATACATAGCTATGAACGTCATATCCGGGAAGCCCGACCTAGTAGTTTCAGGGATAAACATAGGCGACAATCTCAGCGTGCAGGTCATACTCACCTCTGGCACAATAGGTGCAGTCTTGCAGGCCGCAATAGAGGGTGTCCCAGGCATAGCCTTTAGTGCTGCCGTTGATTCCCCAGAGGAGCTAGAGGAAGGCGAATACAGGAACTTTATCCTCAGAGTCACCCGTTTGGTTACACGTATCGCTATAGAGGAGGGCCTCCCGAAGGGAGTCGATGCATTAAACGTGAACTTTCCCCCCATAATCGCAAACGAGGTAGTAATAACAAAGCCAGCCGTGAAAAGATTCTCGACTTCTGTAGTCAAAAGAAAAGACCCCCAAGGAAAGCCGTACTACTGGCTATACGGCTCGCCAATAGAGGCAGAAAAAGGCACAGACGTCCACGCGGTCCTAGAAGAGGGAAAAATAGCCATAACCCCACTAAGCATCTCCAACGTCTTCTCGTCTGTCCCCGTCTCAATAGAGAACCTAGTCAACAAGATCAGGATGGAACTAAAGAAGCAAAGCTAG
- a CDS encoding NTPase, whose translation MEKSNVKNFLVTGRPGIGKTTCVIRIAEILTSRGVTVGGMVTYEVREKGERIGFNIRDIYTGREGVLARTGLTQGPRVGKYTVNLKDLETIGVEAIKTAIQQAQVIIIDEIGPMELYSKNFYTAVLSALDSTKPVIATIHEKAPNSQEGKTILQRKDVKLYTLTFANRENMPPMIAKEVATLITKTA comes from the coding sequence ATGGAGAAATCCAACGTAAAAAACTTCTTGGTGACCGGTAGACCCGGAATAGGAAAAACAACCTGCGTAATAAGAATAGCCGAGATCTTGACCAGCAGGGGCGTCACCGTCGGGGGAATGGTAACCTACGAGGTACGGGAAAAAGGAGAAAGAATCGGTTTCAACATCAGGGACATATACACTGGGAGAGAAGGAGTCCTAGCCAGGACAGGCCTAACCCAGGGGCCACGAGTCGGCAAATACACGGTGAATCTAAAGGACCTAGAGACAATCGGCGTAGAAGCCATAAAAACCGCCATCCAACAAGCCCAAGTCATCATAATAGACGAGATAGGGCCCATGGAGCTATACAGCAAAAACTTCTACACAGCCGTACTAAGCGCCCTAGACTCCACTAAACCAGTAATAGCAACAATACACGAGAAAGCCCCAAACTCCCAAGAAGGAAAAACCATACTGCAGAGAAAAGACGTCAAACTATACACATTGACATTCGCAAACAGGGAAAACATGCCACCAATGATAGCAAAAGAAGTCGCAACACTAATCACGAAAACGGCATAA
- a CDS encoding iron-containing alcohol dehydrogenase produces MYSSISFTYELPTRIVFSRGSLGKIGELSKGLGRKALIVTGRGFAKKYGFDARIREELARVGIESVFFSEVDPNPSVETADRCAEVARREKIDFFVAFGGGSVIDTAKAANVTYTLGGSAKDYLWPRSVDEELLPLLAIPTTHGTGSEVTKYSVLVDEKQMKVAISGRGVYPSLALLDAEVLRYLPRDQSASTGLDALSHAVEAFFSGKSTPMSDMYALEAARIIFRKLPCAVDGFLECREWMLYASMLAGVAINFTGTNIGHGLGYPLTTRLNLPHGFASALILLGAVELYESRLPHRAEQFRRHVDIAMVGGLREALRELYQRIGAPTSLRELGIDEKQLDLYVSEGLKYKRNLQNAPFEVNEEIVREILAKLI; encoded by the coding sequence GTGTATAGCTCTATAAGTTTCACATACGAGTTACCGACAAGGATAGTTTTCTCGAGGGGGTCGCTGGGCAAGATTGGAGAGCTATCAAAGGGTCTAGGCAGAAAGGCCCTGATAGTTACTGGGAGAGGATTCGCTAAGAAGTATGGCTTCGACGCTAGGATCCGCGAAGAACTAGCTAGGGTAGGTATAGAGAGTGTTTTCTTCTCTGAGGTAGATCCTAACCCCTCAGTAGAGACAGCTGACAGGTGCGCCGAGGTAGCTAGGCGAGAGAAGATCGACTTCTTTGTCGCGTTTGGGGGCGGAAGCGTAATTGACACCGCCAAGGCGGCAAACGTTACCTACACGCTTGGAGGTAGCGCCAAGGATTATCTGTGGCCTAGAAGCGTGGACGAGGAGCTCTTGCCCCTCTTAGCTATACCTACGACTCATGGAACCGGGAGCGAGGTCACAAAGTACTCTGTCCTGGTTGACGAGAAACAGATGAAGGTTGCGATCTCTGGTAGAGGCGTCTACCCATCGCTGGCCCTTTTGGACGCCGAGGTGTTGAGGTATCTCCCTAGAGACCAGTCGGCAAGCACAGGTCTAGACGCGCTGAGCCACGCTGTTGAAGCATTCTTCAGCGGGAAAAGCACGCCTATGTCTGACATGTACGCGTTGGAGGCCGCCCGCATCATCTTCAGGAAGCTACCATGCGCCGTGGACGGCTTCCTCGAATGCAGAGAGTGGATGCTGTATGCCAGCATGCTTGCAGGAGTGGCAATCAACTTCACTGGCACAAATATTGGGCACGGCCTAGGATACCCCTTAACAACTAGGCTAAACCTCCCCCACGGGTTTGCCAGCGCACTCATACTCTTGGGCGCAGTCGAGCTCTACGAGTCCCGTCTCCCCCACAGGGCCGAACAGTTCAGGAGACACGTAGATATAGCCATGGTAGGTGGACTACGGGAGGCGTTAAGAGAGCTCTATCAGAGGATAGGCGCCCCGACAAGCCTCAGGGAGCTCGGTATAGACGAGAAACAGCTTGACCTATATGTTTCAGAGGGGCTAAAGTACAAGCGTAACTTGCAAAACGCGCCGTTCGAGGTAAATGAAGAAATCGTACGAGAGATACTGGCAAAGCTAATTTGA
- a CDS encoding 5-formyltetrahydrofolate cyclo-ligase has translation MREKKQEIREKVWRKLLEENVALPPFPVEGRIPNFRGAREAALKLRASSIYQKAQVVFSNPDSPQRHVRELALRDGKILIMASPRLRNGFIVLDPRKIPSNKVGIASTIKGAFIFGEKVLERVPSIDLKVAGSVAVDIYGGRVGKGGGFSDLEYAILKTLGAISEETPIVTTVHELQIVDSIPMDSHDVPMDYLFTPQRVVKTQRKYPRPEGIYWDKLSSRDIESIPVLKLLLQRRG, from the coding sequence TTGAGGGAGAAAAAGCAGGAGATTAGAGAGAAAGTTTGGAGAAAATTGTTGGAGGAAAATGTTGCCCTTCCGCCTTTCCCTGTAGAGGGTAGGATACCAAACTTTAGGGGTGCACGGGAGGCGGCATTAAAGCTGAGAGCTTCAAGTATATATCAGAAGGCCCAAGTTGTTTTTTCGAATCCTGATTCTCCGCAGAGACATGTTAGAGAGCTTGCCTTGAGAGATGGGAAAATCCTCATTATGGCTTCTCCACGCCTGAGAAACGGTTTCATTGTTCTAGACCCCCGAAAGATACCCAGCAACAAGGTGGGCATAGCTTCCACGATAAAGGGTGCATTCATTTTTGGCGAAAAAGTTCTAGAAAGGGTTCCCTCGATAGACCTGAAGGTTGCTGGTAGCGTGGCCGTAGACATCTATGGCGGGAGAGTCGGGAAGGGGGGAGGCTTCAGTGACCTCGAGTATGCCATATTGAAGACTTTGGGGGCTATAAGCGAGGAAACGCCAATAGTCACGACTGTACATGAGCTACAGATAGTCGACTCGATACCGATGGATTCCCATGACGTCCCGATGGACTACTTGTTTACTCCCCAGCGGGTTGTAAAGACTCAGAGAAAGTATCCTAGGCCGGAAGGTATCTACTGGGACAAGCTCTCAAGCCGTGATATAGAAAGTATACCGGTTCTGAAATTGCTCTTGCAGAGGAGAGGCTAG
- a CDS encoding nucleotidyltransferase domain-containing protein, whose amino-acid sequence MSLETIQSIIVPLLGDNVLGIIVFGSASRLEDFSPLSDVNVAIITRGKVSLEERVLLAEELGQDVSTLILTIDDLKKLLEDGEFLAHELLGDSKLIYADETLYEVITKKPPITTRTLEYLEKNALACLNLSLENYFTGRFHDSLNYAYRSLRSAVRLLGTKENRLLFKDREILTFLDEKGLRDEANIYRKLRNGRFRGIGKGDLFKTLIATYTAVFSLLGFKGVDPEKLVEYVEKNYAYISRIKIDPVENRLHVTIKGLDLAGKETHSELYLGDNA is encoded by the coding sequence ATGTCGCTGGAGACCATCCAATCAATCATTGTTCCTCTGCTGGGGGACAACGTTTTAGGCATTATTGTCTTCGGCTCTGCTTCACGGCTAGAGGACTTCTCACCTCTCAGCGATGTAAACGTGGCGATTATTACTAGGGGCAAAGTCTCTCTGGAGGAAAGGGTTCTATTAGCTGAAGAGCTTGGACAAGACGTGTCAACTCTTATTTTGACTATTGATGACTTAAAGAAGCTTCTAGAGGACGGAGAGTTCCTTGCACATGAACTCTTAGGAGACAGTAAACTTATCTATGCAGACGAGACGCTTTATGAAGTAATAACCAAAAAGCCCCCGATAACCACGAGAACCCTAGAATACCTCGAAAAGAATGCCTTAGCATGCTTAAACCTTTCCCTCGAAAACTATTTTACCGGTAGATTCCACGACTCGTTAAACTATGCCTACAGGTCTCTCCGGAGCGCTGTAAGACTTCTTGGTACAAAGGAAAACAGGCTACTCTTCAAGGATAGAGAAATTTTAACCTTCTTGGACGAGAAAGGGTTAAGAGACGAGGCAAACATATACAGAAAGCTTAGAAATGGGAGGTTTAGAGGAATAGGAAAAGGTGATCTCTTCAAAACACTTATAGCGACCTACACGGCTGTCTTCAGCCTGCTAGGCTTTAAGGGCGTCGACCCCGAAAAACTAGTAGAATACGTAGAGAAAAACTACGCCTATATTTCACGTATAAAGATTGACCCTGTCGAGAATAGGCTCCACGTAACTATTAAAGGCTTAGACTTGGCCGGAAAAGAAACACACTCGGAATTATATCTTGGAGATAATGCATAG
- a CDS encoding HIT family protein, protein MASHPLNPSCIFCRIIERKEPAHVIAETQETIAFLDKYPVSLGHTLVVSKHHYENIFDIPGPLLSEMILLAKRIAIAQQKALGATGVKIVMNNGKTSGQEIFHAHIHVIPSGTPRQNRAVLDEETGGKIAELLREALKEIKD, encoded by the coding sequence ATGGCTAGCCACCCTTTGAACCCCTCGTGTATATTCTGCAGGATAATAGAGAGAAAAGAACCGGCACACGTAATCGCTGAGACCCAAGAAACCATAGCCTTTCTTGACAAGTATCCAGTCAGCCTTGGACACACGCTCGTAGTTTCCAAGCACCACTACGAAAATATCTTTGATATTCCAGGGCCGCTCCTCTCTGAAATGATACTGTTAGCAAAGAGAATAGCAATAGCACAGCAGAAAGCCCTCGGGGCCACAGGGGTAAAAATCGTAATGAACAATGGAAAGACATCGGGACAAGAAATATTCCACGCACATATACATGTGATACCCTCTGGGACTCCTAGACAAAACCGAGCCGTTCTCGACGAAGAAACCGGCGGGAAAATTGCAGAGTTACTTAGGGAAGCCCTTAAAGAAATCAAGGATTAA
- a CDS encoding diphthine--ammonia ligase, with translation MKVAILYSGGKDSTLALHKVYKSHEVECLLTFQPASEESMLFHYPNARLVELQAKALGLPIIVRRTGNSAEEGLMALEEALKQAKNEYGIEGLVTGAIKSKYQADRFSEVCRKLGLEIFSPLWMRDEIELLREIVETGITAIITRVGAYPLKMDLLGKPINKEIISYFESLREILNPSGEGGEYETFVIDAPLFKKRIKILRSRIVGKDYDATLLIEEAELEDK, from the coding sequence TTGAAAGTCGCCATACTATACTCCGGAGGCAAAGATAGTACACTAGCACTGCACAAGGTATACAAATCACACGAGGTAGAATGCCTGTTGACCTTTCAGCCAGCATCCGAGGAAAGCATGCTATTCCATTATCCCAACGCGAGGCTCGTAGAACTACAGGCAAAGGCACTAGGACTACCTATAATTGTTCGAAGAACTGGCAACTCAGCAGAAGAAGGACTAATGGCACTAGAAGAAGCCTTAAAACAGGCGAAAAACGAGTACGGAATAGAGGGCCTCGTCACTGGGGCAATAAAGTCCAAGTACCAAGCCGACAGATTTAGCGAGGTCTGCAGGAAACTGGGCCTAGAAATATTTAGCCCTCTATGGATGAGAGACGAAATAGAGTTGCTTAGAGAAATCGTCGAAACAGGGATCACGGCAATAATTACACGTGTAGGCGCCTACCCACTTAAAATGGATCTGCTCGGCAAGCCGATAAACAAGGAAATCATCAGCTACTTTGAGTCTCTCAGGGAAATTTTGAACCCAAGCGGTGAAGGTGGAGAATACGAAACATTTGTCATTGATGCACCGCTCTTCAAAAAGAGAATAAAGATACTGAGGTCAAGGATTGTTGGAAAAGACTACGATGCCACCCTTCTAATTGAGGAGGCAGAGCTGGAAGACAAATAA